Proteins found in one Oryza glaberrima chromosome 4, OglaRS2, whole genome shotgun sequence genomic segment:
- the LOC127771383 gene encoding autophagy-related protein 8B, translating to MAKSSFKQDHTLERRQAEANRIREKYSDRIPVIVEKAERSDIPDIDKKKYLVPADLTVGQFVYVVRKRIKLSPEKAIFIFVKNTLPPTAALMSAIYEENKDEDGFLYMTYSGENTFGLL from the exons ATGGCCAAGAGCTCGTTCAAGCAGGACCACACGCTCG AGAGGAGGCAGGCTGAGGCTAACCGTATCAGAGAAAAGTACAGCGACAGAATTCCT GTGATTGTTGAGAAAGCTGAAAGAAGTGATATTCCTGACATTGACAAGAAAAA GTACCTGGTCCCTGCTGATCTTACCGTTGGGCAGTTTGTCTATGTTGTTCGGAAGCGGATCAAGCTCAGTCCTGAGAAAGCAATCTTCATCTTTGTGAAGAATACTCTTCCACCAACAG CTGCTCTGATGTCCGCAATTTACGAGGAGAACAAGGATGAGGATGGGTTCCTCTACATGACCTACAGTGGCGAGAACACCTTTGGGCTGCTCTAG
- the LOC127771544 gene encoding glycolate oxidase 3, translated as MELITNVSEYEQLAKQKLPKMIYDYYASGAEDQWTLKENREAFSRILFRPRILIDVSRINMATNVLGFNISMPIMIAPSAMQKMAHPEGELATARAASAAGTIMTLSSWSTSSVEEVNSAAPGIRFFQLYVYKDRNIVRQLVRRAELAGFKAIALTVDTPRLGRREADIKNRFNLPPHLVLKNFEALDLGKMDKTNDSGLASYVASQVDRSLSWTDVKWLQTITSLPILVKGVMTAEDTRLAVESGAAGIIVSNHGARQLDYVPATISCLEEVVREAKGRLPVFLDGGVRRGTDVFKALALGASGVFIGRPVLFSLAVDGEAGVRKVLQMLRDELELTMALSGCTSLGEITRNHVITDSDRIRRSRL; from the exons ATGGAGCTAATCACAAACGTCTCCGAGTATGAGCAGCTTGCAAAGCAGAAGCTGCCGAAGATGATCTACGACTACTACGCCTCTGGTGCAGAAGATCAATGGACTCTCAAGGAGAACAGGGAGGCCTTCTCAAGAATTCT GTTTCGACCGCGAATACTGATTGATGTATCCCGTATCAACATGGCTACAAATGTCTTGGGCTTCAACATTTCCATGCCCATAATGATTGCTCCCTCAGCCATGCAGAAAATGGCTCACCCCGAAG GAGAGCTTGCTACTGCAAGAGCAGCTTCTGCTGCAGGAACAATAATG acatTATCTTCATGGTCCACTTCTAGTGTTGAGGAGGTTAATTCAGCAGCGCCGGGGATACGTTTCTTCCAActctat GTTTACAAGGATAGGAATATAGTACGGCAACTTGTCAGAAGGGCTGAATTGGCTGGTTTTAAGGCGATTGCACTCACTGTTGACACTCCAAGGCTTGGTCGCAGGGAAGCTGACATCAAGAACAG ATTCAACTTACCTCCACATCTGGTATTGAAGAATTTTGAAGCTCTGGATCTCGGCAAGATGGACAAG ACAAATGATTCTGGCCTTGCTTCCTATGTTGCTAGCCAAGTTGACCGCTCTCTGTCTTGGACG GACGTGAAGTGGCTACAGACAATCACCTCGTTGCCGATCTTAGTGAAAGGAGTCATGACTGCAGAAGACA CTAGGCTTGCTGTCGAAAGTGGCGCGGCCGGTATCATCGTGTCCAACCACGGCGCTCGCCAGCTAGATTATGTTCCTGCAACTATCAGCTGCCTGGAAGAG GTCGTCAGGGAGGCGAAGGGGCGGCTGCCGGTGttcctcgacggcggcgtccgccGTGGCACGGACGTGTTCAAGGCCCTGGCGCTGGGAGCTTCAGGAGTATTT ATTGGCAGGCCGGTGCTGTTCTCGCTGGCCGTGGACGGCGAGGCCGGCGTGAGGAAGGTGCTGCAGATGCTCCGCGACGAGCTGGAGCTCACCATGGCGCTCAGCGGCTGCACGTCGCTGGGCGAGATCACCCGCAACCACGTCATCACCGACAGCGACAGGATCCGCCGCTCCAGGCTGTAG
- the LOC127771705 gene encoding signal recognition particle 14 kDa protein, with the protein MVVLQPDPFLSELTSMYERSTEKGSVWVTMKRSSMKCQARLKKMVAKGEAVELRCLVRATDGKKNICTSLSAKEYLKFQASYATVLKAHMHALKKRERKDKKKAAEVEKIPEKAPKKQKKAPSSKKSAGSKS; encoded by the exons ATG GTGGTGCTGCAACCAGATCCGTTTCTGAGCGAGCTGACGAGCATGTACGAGCGGAGCACGGAGAAGGGATCTGTCTGGGTCACCATGAAGCGAT CATCGATGAAGTGCCAGGCAAGGTTGAAGAAGATGGTGGCGAAGGGAGAGGCAGTGGAGCTCCGGTGCCTCGTCCGTGCCACCGATGGCAAGAAGAACATCTGCACCTCG CTCTCTGCAAAGGAGTACCTGAAGTTCCAAGCTTCATATGCCACAGTTCTTAAAGCCCATATGCATGCTttgaagaagagggagaggaaagacAAGAAGAAGGCTGCAGAGGTTGAGAAGATACCTGAGAAGGCACCGAAGAAGCAGAAGAAAGCGCCGTCTTCAAAGAAATCTGCAGGGTCCAAGTCGTAA
- the LOC127771702 gene encoding glycolate oxidase 2 isoform X2 → MALVTNVCEYEELAKHKLPKMVYDFYATGAEDQWTLRENSEAFSRILFQPRVLVDVSCINMSTSVLGYNISMPIMIAPTALHKLAHPEGEVATARAAAAAETIMTLSSWSSCSIEEVNLAGPGVRFFQLSIYKDRNLVQQLIQRAEKAGYKAIVLTVDAPWLGRREADVKNRFTLPQNVMLKIFEGLDQGKIDKTNGSGLAAYVASQIDRSFSWKDIKWLQTVTSLPVLVKGIITAQDTRIAIEYGAAGIIMSNHGGRQLDYLPATISCLEVVVREANGRVPVFIDSGFRRGTDVFKALALGASGVFIGRPVLFSLAVDGEAGVRNALRMLRDELEITMALSGCTSVKEITRGHVVTESDRIRRCSRL, encoded by the exons ATGGCTCTGGTCACAAATGTGTGCGAATATGAAGAACTTGCAAAGCACAAACTGCCAAAGATGGTTTATGATTTCTATGCCACTGGCGCAGAAGACCAATGGACTCTCAGGGAGAACAGTGAGGCATTCTCCAGAATTTT GTTTCAGCCGCGTGTATTGGTTGATGTGTCCTGTATCAACATGTCTACGAGCGTCTTAGGCTACAATATTTCCATGCCCATTATGATTGCTCCTACGGCTTTGCACAAATTGGCACATCCTGAAG GAGAGGTTGCTACTGCcagagctgcagctgctgcagaaACTATAATG ACATTGTCTTCATGGTCATCTTGTAGTATTGAAGAGGTTAATTTGGCAGGGCCTGGAGTTCGTTTCTTCCAACTTTCA ATATACAAGGACAGGAACTTAGTGCAACAGCTTATCCAAAGGGCTGAAAAGGCTGGCTATAAGGCAATTGTACTGACTGTTGATGCTCCATGGCTTGGTCGCAGGGAAGCTGATGTCAAGAACAG GTTCACCTTGCCTCAAAATGTCATGTTGAAGATCTTTGAGGGGCTGGATCAAGGGAAGATAGATAAG ACGAATGGTTCTGGTCTTGCTGCCTATGTCGCTAGCCAGATTGACCGCTCTTTTTCTTGGAAG GATATCAAGTGGTTACAGACAGTTACATCATTGCCGGTCTTAGTGAAAGGAATTATAACAGCACAAGACA CTAGAATTGCTATAGAATACGGTGCAGCTGGTATCATCATGTCCAACCATGGCGGCCGCCAGCTAGACTATCTTCCTGCAACCATCAGCTGTCTAGAAGTG GTTGTCAGGGAAGCAAATGGGCGTGTGCCGGTGTTCATCGACAGCGGTTTTCGCCGCGGCACCGACGTGTTCAAGGCCCTGGCGTTAGGAGCTTCAGGGGTATTT ATTGGTAGGCCGGTGCTGTtctccctcgccgtcgacggcgaggccggcgtGAGGAACGCGCTGCGGATGCTGAGAGACGAGCTGGAGATCACCATGGCGCTCAGCGGCTGCACGTCGGTGAAGGAGATCACGCGCGGCCACGTCGTCACCGAGAGCGACAGGATCCGCCGTTGTTCTCGGCTGTAG
- the LOC127771702 gene encoding glycolate oxidase 2 isoform X1 yields the protein MVASASQATKLAADSSSCRCGLQGEKARAVLMVSGLRFPGPNYREMALVTNVCEYEELAKHKLPKMVYDFYATGAEDQWTLRENSEAFSRILFQPRVLVDVSCINMSTSVLGYNISMPIMIAPTALHKLAHPEGEVATARAAAAAETIMTLSSWSSCSIEEVNLAGPGVRFFQLSIYKDRNLVQQLIQRAEKAGYKAIVLTVDAPWLGRREADVKNRFTLPQNVMLKIFEGLDQGKIDKTNGSGLAAYVASQIDRSFSWKDIKWLQTVTSLPVLVKGIITAQDTRIAIEYGAAGIIMSNHGGRQLDYLPATISCLEVVVREANGRVPVFIDSGFRRGTDVFKALALGASGVFIGRPVLFSLAVDGEAGVRNALRMLRDELEITMALSGCTSVKEITRGHVVTESDRIRRCSRL from the exons ATGGTTGCGTCAGCGTCGCAAGCTACCAAACTAGCGGCCGATTCGTCGTCCTGCCGCTGCGGCTTGCAGGGAGAGAAAGCGAGAGCTGTGCTGATGGTTTCAGGCTTGCGGTTTCCAGGACCAAACTACAG GGAGATGGCTCTGGTCACAAATGTGTGCGAATATGAAGAACTTGCAAAGCACAAACTGCCAAAGATGGTTTATGATTTCTATGCCACTGGCGCAGAAGACCAATGGACTCTCAGGGAGAACAGTGAGGCATTCTCCAGAATTTT GTTTCAGCCGCGTGTATTGGTTGATGTGTCCTGTATCAACATGTCTACGAGCGTCTTAGGCTACAATATTTCCATGCCCATTATGATTGCTCCTACGGCTTTGCACAAATTGGCACATCCTGAAG GAGAGGTTGCTACTGCcagagctgcagctgctgcagaaACTATAATG ACATTGTCTTCATGGTCATCTTGTAGTATTGAAGAGGTTAATTTGGCAGGGCCTGGAGTTCGTTTCTTCCAACTTTCA ATATACAAGGACAGGAACTTAGTGCAACAGCTTATCCAAAGGGCTGAAAAGGCTGGCTATAAGGCAATTGTACTGACTGTTGATGCTCCATGGCTTGGTCGCAGGGAAGCTGATGTCAAGAACAG GTTCACCTTGCCTCAAAATGTCATGTTGAAGATCTTTGAGGGGCTGGATCAAGGGAAGATAGATAAG ACGAATGGTTCTGGTCTTGCTGCCTATGTCGCTAGCCAGATTGACCGCTCTTTTTCTTGGAAG GATATCAAGTGGTTACAGACAGTTACATCATTGCCGGTCTTAGTGAAAGGAATTATAACAGCACAAGACA CTAGAATTGCTATAGAATACGGTGCAGCTGGTATCATCATGTCCAACCATGGCGGCCGCCAGCTAGACTATCTTCCTGCAACCATCAGCTGTCTAGAAGTG GTTGTCAGGGAAGCAAATGGGCGTGTGCCGGTGTTCATCGACAGCGGTTTTCGCCGCGGCACCGACGTGTTCAAGGCCCTGGCGTTAGGAGCTTCAGGGGTATTT ATTGGTAGGCCGGTGCTGTtctccctcgccgtcgacggcgaggccggcgtGAGGAACGCGCTGCGGATGCTGAGAGACGAGCTGGAGATCACCATGGCGCTCAGCGGCTGCACGTCGGTGAAGGAGATCACGCGCGGCCACGTCGTCACCGAGAGCGACAGGATCCGCCGTTGTTCTCGGCTGTAG
- the LOC127771703 gene encoding aminomethyltransferase, mitochondrial, with amino-acid sequence MRGLLACATLARRAGGAAATSTARRHLAGAAEAAEAELKKTALYDFHVAHGGKMVPFAGWSMPIQYKDTIMDSTLNCRANGSLFDVSHMCGLSLHGRQAIPFLESLVVADVAALKDGTGTLTVFTNDRGGAIDDSVVTKVTDQHIYLVVNAGCRDKDLAHIGEHMEAFNKKGGDVKWHVHDERSLLALQGPLAAPTLQLLTKEDLSKMYFSDFKMIDINGYACFLTRTGYTGEDGFEISVPSENAVDLAKALLEKSEGKVRLTGLGARDSLRLEAGLCLYGNDMEQHITPVEAGLSWAIGKRRKAEGGFLGADVILKQLQEGPKIRRVGLLSQGPPPRSHSEIVSNSGENIGEVTSGGFSPCLKKNIAMGYVKSGLHKAGTEFKVVVRGKSYDAVVTKMPFVPTKYYKPS; translated from the exons ATGAGAGGGCTACTCGCGTGCGccacgctcgcccgccgcgccggcggcgccgccgcgacgtcgacggcgcggcggcacctggcgggcgcggcagaggcggcggaggcggagctgaaGAAGACGGCGCTGTACGACTTCCACGTCGCGCACGGCGGGAAGATGGTGCCGTTCGCCGGGTGGAGCATGCCCATCCAGTACAAGGACACCATCATGGACTCCACCCTCAACTGCCGCGCCAACGGCAGCCTCTTCGACGTCTCCCACATGTGCGGCCTCAGCCTCCACGGCCGCCAGGCCATCCCCTTCCTCGAGtccctcgtcgtcgccgacgtcgcggCGCTCAAGGACGGCACCGGGACGCTCACCGTCTTCACCAacgaccgcggcggcgccatcgacgACTCCGTCGTCACCAAGGTCACCGACCAGCACATCTACCTCGTCGTCAACGCCGGGTGTAGGGACAAGGATCTCGCCCACATTGGGGAGCACATGGAGGCCTTCAACAAGAAGGGCGGCGACGTCAAGTGGCACGTCCACGATGAGCGCTCGCTTCTTGCATTGCAG GGACCTCTTGCTGCCCCAACTCTCCAGTTGCTGACAAAAGAAGATTTAAGCAAAATGTATTTCAGTGACTTCAAGATGATTGACATCAATGGATATGCTTGCTTTCTCACCAGAACTGG TTATACCGGTGAAGATGGGTTTGAAATCTCTGTTCCATCAGAGAATGCAGTTGATCTTGCAAAGGCCCTCCTGGAGAAATCTGAAGGCAAGGTGAGACTGACTGGTTTAGGTGCCCGTGACAGTCTCCGCTTGGAGGCTGGCCTCTGCCTGTACGGCAACGACATGGAGCAACACATCACACCAGTTGAGGCTGGTCTCTCATGGGCAATTGGCAAGAGGAGGAAAGCAGAAGGCGGCTTCCTGGGAGCAGATGTGATCCTCAAGCAGCTCCAGGAAGGCCCAAAGATCAGGCGTGTCGGTCTCCTCTCGCAAGGACCGCCTCCTCGGAGTCATAGTGAGATTGTGAGCAACTCCGGGGAGAACATTGGTGAGGTTACCAGTGGAGGGTTCAGCCCCTGCTTGAAGAAGAACATCGCCATGGGCTACGTAAAATCCGGTTTGCACAAGGCTGGGACAGAGTTCAAGGTTGTCGTCCGTGGGAAGTCCTACGATGCCGTCGTCACCAAGATGCCGTTCGTGCCGACCAAGTACTACAAACCCTCATAG